One segment of Mycolicibacterium neworleansense DNA contains the following:
- a CDS encoding GAP family protein, which yields MWTTVLALAIAVNFDPTRIGFILVVLSRPRPILQLAAYLSGGILMSAAVAILVVFVVHHGLFSIPEIDGATVQLVVGVLALLLAAFLATNLSVGSLSRKAVPVGAADPEPTDDGPGSAAGTPGWLKRRSLGTSPWVSGVMGVSTALPSVEYMALLVVIAASSVSTWAKALTIGGYLLVANVVSAVPLVSYAVAPQQTQSTLASFQRWIRARRRRDFALVLAIAGCVLIAIGFAGR from the coding sequence ATGTGGACCACCGTTCTGGCACTTGCCATCGCGGTGAACTTCGACCCGACCCGAATCGGTTTCATCCTCGTCGTACTGAGCCGTCCGCGGCCGATCCTCCAACTCGCGGCCTACCTCAGCGGTGGCATACTGATGAGCGCCGCAGTCGCGATCCTCGTGGTGTTCGTGGTCCACCACGGATTGTTCAGCATTCCCGAGATCGACGGCGCCACAGTACAACTCGTGGTGGGCGTATTGGCACTGCTGCTCGCGGCATTCTTGGCCACCAACCTCTCGGTCGGCAGCCTGTCACGCAAGGCAGTGCCGGTCGGCGCCGCGGACCCGGAGCCCACCGACGACGGCCCGGGCAGCGCGGCCGGTACCCCCGGCTGGCTCAAGCGCAGATCGCTGGGCACCTCCCCCTGGGTGTCGGGGGTGATGGGGGTCAGCACCGCACTGCCGTCGGTGGAGTACATGGCATTGCTCGTGGTCATCGCGGCGTCGAGCGTGTCCACCTGGGCGAAAGCACTGACCATCGGGGGCTATCTGCTGGTCGCCAATGTGGTGTCGGCAGTGCCGCTGGTCAGTTACGCCGTTGCACCGCAGCAGACCCAATCCACGCTCGCATCGTTCCAGCGCTGGATCCGCGCCCGCCGTCGCCGGGATTTCGCCCTCGTGCTCGCCATCGCGGGGTGCGTGCTGATCGCCATCGGATTTGCCGGGCGCTGA
- a CDS encoding condensation domain-containing protein, whose product MVAMKPIHDWSGDPGEVVSWSPSQASVAKVSEAPVSDVPVSYQQEQHLLAFRKHVSQGTDMARLNIPAWDVPGRCDIRAMSHVINAYLRRHDTFHSWFEYVDDGSIRRRTVSNPRDIKFVPTKHGEMSADQWREHILATPGPWQWDCFRFGIIQRDSHFTMYISVDHVHTDAMFMGLAFVEIHMMYQALVHGAAPLQLPDAGSYDRYCREQRKYTAELDANSPEVRNWMTFLKANDGTLPRFPFPLGDPSLPHTGDVITVQLLDKEQGDRFEQACIAAGARFSGGVFACGALAQYALTGEDTYRVITPTTTRRSEDEFMTTGWFTGLVPITVEVPTPSFSAAARVAQQSFDGGMDLAHVPFERVLELAGPDSGIRTPDPGVPMLSYLDAGLLSPGVIAEWQRLNGTLYSDSRSAFQVGMWVNRVEDRTTVTAAFPSNPVARESVLRYLEVMKAAYLRVVDGHDVVVTAGEVGGGAALGLKTA is encoded by the coding sequence GTGGTTGCGATGAAACCCATTCACGATTGGTCGGGGGATCCCGGCGAAGTGGTGTCGTGGAGTCCATCGCAGGCATCGGTGGCCAAGGTTTCTGAAGCTCCGGTCAGTGATGTGCCGGTGAGCTATCAGCAGGAGCAGCACCTACTGGCGTTCCGCAAGCACGTGTCTCAGGGCACCGACATGGCCAGGCTCAACATCCCGGCCTGGGATGTCCCGGGCCGCTGCGATATCCGTGCGATGTCGCACGTGATCAACGCGTACCTGCGCCGGCACGACACCTTCCACAGCTGGTTCGAGTACGTCGACGACGGTTCGATTCGTCGGCGCACCGTGAGCAACCCCCGCGATATCAAGTTCGTGCCCACCAAGCACGGTGAGATGTCGGCCGACCAATGGCGTGAGCACATTCTCGCCACGCCCGGCCCGTGGCAGTGGGATTGCTTCCGATTCGGAATCATCCAGCGGGACAGCCATTTCACCATGTACATCAGCGTCGACCATGTCCACACCGATGCGATGTTCATGGGTCTGGCCTTCGTCGAGATCCACATGATGTACCAGGCACTGGTCCACGGGGCCGCACCGCTGCAACTGCCCGACGCCGGCAGCTACGACCGGTACTGCCGCGAGCAACGCAAGTACACCGCCGAGCTCGATGCGAACTCGCCGGAAGTGCGGAACTGGATGACGTTCCTGAAGGCCAACGACGGAACCCTGCCGCGGTTCCCGTTCCCGCTGGGGGATCCGTCGCTGCCCCACACGGGTGATGTCATCACCGTCCAACTGCTCGACAAGGAGCAGGGTGACCGGTTCGAGCAGGCGTGCATCGCCGCCGGCGCGCGGTTCAGTGGTGGTGTATTCGCTTGCGGCGCACTGGCGCAGTATGCGCTGACCGGTGAGGACACCTACCGGGTCATCACACCGACCACGACGCGGCGCAGCGAGGACGAATTCATGACCACCGGTTGGTTCACCGGTCTGGTGCCGATCACGGTCGAGGTGCCCACGCCGTCGTTCAGCGCCGCGGCACGGGTTGCCCAGCAGTCGTTCGACGGCGGCATGGATTTGGCACACGTCCCGTTCGAGCGAGTGTTGGAGTTGGCGGGCCCGGACAGCGGCATCCGCACCCCGGATCCCGGTGTGCCGATGCTGTCGTACCTGGATGCCGGTCTGCTCTCACCGGGCGTCATCGCGGAATGGCAGCGACTCAACGGCACGCTCTACAGCGATTCCCGGTCGGCCTTCCAGGTCGGCATGTGGGTGAACCGGGTCGAAGACCGCACGACGGTCACCGCCGCCTTCCCCAGCAACCCGGTGGCGCGGGAATCGGTGCTGCGCTACCTGGAAGTCATGAAGGCTGCCTACCTGCGTGTGGTGGATGGGCACGACGTGGTGGTTACCGCGGGCGAGGTCGGCGGTGGAGCGGCCCTCGGTCTGAAAACGGCTTGA
- a CDS encoding glycosyltransferase: MKFVVAVHGTRGDIEPCAAVGLALRDRGHEVRMAVPPNLIEFVEKVGLAPAAAYGVDSQKQLDNDVFRNFWKPQNPVTALREGIAYIAEGWADMNAALTPLAHGADLILTGTTYQEVAANVAEHHGIPLAALHYFPARPNSQIVPVPAPKWLIKSGFAGLEWALWRLSKKAEDTQRRELGLPPARVRSARRVVESGALEIQAYDGLVFPGLSAEWGDTRPLVGTITMGLGTDNDDEVASWIGRGKPPIYFGFGSMPVENPAAAVEMISGVCAELGQRALISSGVWDLPDICQPDHVKVVGAVNHAAVFPLCRAVVHHGGSGTTAAGLRAGVPALILWVAADQPIFARQIKRLKVGSAQRFSSVNAKSLRTGLQTILRPEFAARARTLGAGMTTPDVSVATAARLLEESAAAGHR; encoded by the coding sequence GTGAAGTTTGTCGTGGCAGTCCACGGGACTCGAGGCGACATCGAGCCGTGCGCCGCCGTCGGTCTGGCCCTGCGCGATCGCGGCCACGAGGTGCGGATGGCCGTGCCGCCCAATCTCATCGAATTCGTCGAGAAGGTTGGCCTGGCGCCGGCAGCGGCCTATGGGGTCGATTCCCAGAAGCAGCTCGACAACGACGTGTTCCGCAACTTCTGGAAGCCGCAGAACCCCGTCACCGCCCTGCGCGAAGGCATTGCCTACATCGCCGAAGGCTGGGCGGACATGAACGCGGCACTGACCCCGCTGGCGCACGGTGCGGACCTGATCCTGACCGGGACCACGTACCAGGAAGTCGCCGCCAATGTCGCCGAACACCATGGCATTCCGTTGGCCGCCCTGCACTATTTCCCGGCCCGCCCCAACAGTCAGATCGTCCCGGTGCCGGCACCGAAATGGTTGATCAAATCGGGGTTCGCCGGCCTCGAATGGGCCCTGTGGCGCCTGTCCAAGAAAGCCGAGGACACGCAACGACGAGAGCTGGGCCTGCCGCCGGCGCGAGTCCGTTCGGCCCGGCGCGTTGTCGAGAGCGGCGCCCTTGAGATCCAGGCGTACGACGGGCTGGTGTTCCCGGGTCTGTCAGCCGAATGGGGTGACACCCGTCCGCTGGTCGGCACGATCACCATGGGCCTGGGCACCGACAACGACGACGAGGTGGCGTCGTGGATCGGCCGCGGGAAGCCGCCCATCTACTTCGGATTCGGCAGCATGCCTGTCGAGAATCCGGCCGCGGCGGTCGAGATGATCTCCGGTGTGTGCGCCGAACTGGGGCAGCGCGCGCTGATCAGCTCGGGCGTGTGGGACCTCCCCGACATCTGCCAACCCGATCACGTCAAGGTGGTGGGCGCGGTCAACCACGCCGCGGTCTTCCCGCTCTGCCGGGCCGTCGTGCACCACGGCGGCTCGGGCACCACCGCGGCAGGTCTTCGTGCGGGTGTGCCGGCCCTGATCCTGTGGGTCGCGGCCGATCAACCGATCTTCGCCCGCCAGATCAAGCGGCTCAAAGTCGGGTCTGCGCAGCGCTTCTCCAGTGTCAACGCCAAGTCGCTGCGAACGGGGCTGCAGACGATCCTGCGACCGGAATTCGCTGCCCGCGCGCGTACCCTGGGCGCAGGCATGACAACCCCGGACGTCAGCGTCGCGACGGCGGCACGCCTGCTCGAAGAGTCCGCCGCCGCGGGCCACCGGTAA
- a CDS encoding WS/DGAT/MGAT family O-acyltransferase, producing the protein MSRSLSLSKRFSSPADRPDNRLSLWDEAAVRTMRATGRVQVMQCTWVYDHPIDFDGLRRFHQTFGGGLFGRRIERSPLPFGRYRWVSALGPQAPLDVDEPRSRAEIGDWLDERAQLPIDPEHGPGWHMGVLPVTDGSTAVTVVVSHCLGDGVGGVMVVADAIAGRQSDLGYPPPKSRSRLRAIVRDARQTVSDIPEVARTAAVAVRLLRKPNPDAAAGAAVKPVRVVPDGDTTMVLPAISVFVDLADWNARAEAVGGNSYSMLASFAAKLGERMGRCGPDGDVTLLIAVNDRTDGDTRANAMSLATARVDPMTVTTDQSGARGVIREAFKTLRDEPDETLQLLPLTPLVPKGFLKKVADGFIGNGDLPVSCSNLGDLVSDVTRVDGTEAEYIVFRGVDQGTTRQELEDADGQLVLVSSRVGGKVSIGITGYQAGEQNSKARLAELTAKTLAEFDLTGEIDWNG; encoded by the coding sequence ATGTCCCGATCCCTCTCTCTGTCAAAGCGATTCAGCTCGCCCGCCGACCGTCCGGACAACCGGTTGTCGCTGTGGGACGAGGCCGCGGTGCGCACCATGCGTGCCACGGGCCGCGTGCAGGTCATGCAGTGCACGTGGGTGTACGACCATCCGATCGACTTCGACGGGCTCCGGCGCTTCCATCAGACTTTCGGCGGGGGTCTGTTCGGCCGTCGTATCGAGCGTTCGCCCTTGCCTTTCGGCCGGTACCGCTGGGTGTCCGCGCTCGGACCCCAGGCACCACTGGATGTCGACGAGCCGCGGTCCCGAGCCGAGATCGGCGACTGGCTCGACGAGCGTGCACAGCTGCCGATCGATCCCGAACACGGGCCGGGGTGGCACATGGGTGTGCTGCCGGTGACCGACGGCTCGACCGCGGTCACCGTGGTGGTCTCGCACTGCCTCGGTGACGGGGTGGGGGGAGTGATGGTGGTCGCCGATGCGATCGCCGGCCGGCAATCCGATCTCGGCTATCCGCCGCCGAAGTCGCGCAGCAGGCTGCGTGCGATCGTGCGCGACGCCCGCCAGACCGTTTCGGACATTCCCGAGGTGGCCCGCACGGCCGCCGTCGCGGTGAGGCTCCTGCGCAAGCCGAACCCCGATGCCGCCGCGGGTGCGGCCGTCAAACCGGTCCGCGTGGTGCCCGACGGTGACACGACCATGGTGCTGCCCGCGATCTCGGTGTTCGTCGATCTTGCGGACTGGAATGCGCGTGCGGAAGCGGTTGGCGGGAACAGCTATTCGATGCTCGCGAGTTTCGCAGCCAAGCTCGGTGAGCGGATGGGGCGCTGCGGGCCCGATGGCGACGTCACGCTGCTGATCGCGGTCAACGATCGCACGGACGGCGACACCCGCGCCAACGCGATGTCCCTGGCGACCGCGCGGGTGGACCCGATGACGGTGACCACCGATCAGTCGGGTGCCCGTGGCGTCATCCGTGAGGCGTTCAAAACGCTGCGCGACGAGCCCGACGAGACCCTTCAACTCCTACCGCTGACCCCGCTGGTGCCCAAGGGATTCCTGAAGAAGGTTGCCGACGGCTTCATCGGAAACGGCGACCTCCCGGTGTCCTGCTCGAATCTCGGTGACCTTGTGTCGGACGTGACTCGGGTGGACGGCACGGAAGCCGAATACATCGTGTTCCGAGGTGTCGACCAGGGAACCACCCGTCAGGAACTGGAGGATGCCGACGGTCAGCTGGTGCTGGTGTCCTCCCGCGTCGGCGGCAAGGTCTCCATTGGGATCACCGGATATCAAGCGGGCGAACAGAATTCGAAGGCCAGGTTGGCCGAGTTGACGGCTAAAACCCTGGCCGAGTTCGATCTCACCGGCGAGATTGACTGGAACGGCTGA
- a CDS encoding wax ester/triacylglycerol synthase domain-containing protein: MTDTITRSEDRLSFTDQAMFLGLRATGQEAVMQCVWIYERPIDYDGVRRFFEGIGHGVFGRRIERSPLPFGRHRWVSAPGPQAELDIAEPRTRAELGGWVDERAAMPLDPEHGPGWHMGVLPMTDGSTAICLVGSHCLGDGGGGILTILDAVYGNKTDFDHPAPSSRTRWRAIRSDLGETLRGTPEVARTVVAAAKLARRRRGDISRSGAARPREVAGADERVYMPAVTAYINAEDWLLRAKTLGGNSYSLVAGVAARLAEAMGRVREEDGAVTLNIPQNDRTLGAVDMRANAVRLVNVSIDPERVTTDLSDARAAIKAGLATARDVPDETLQLLPLTPFIPKRVVRKMADMVFGFAADLPVSCSNMGEVPAAVAMADGTEADYLYFRGIDRYATRGALEQRRGLLTVVACQVDAKVSLSVVAYQPGSENSTPWLHELVAKTLADFDLSGVIE; the protein is encoded by the coding sequence ATGACGGACACCATCACGCGATCAGAGGATCGGCTGTCGTTCACGGATCAGGCGATGTTTCTCGGCCTGCGTGCCACGGGTCAAGAAGCCGTCATGCAATGTGTGTGGATCTACGAACGGCCGATCGACTACGACGGAGTCCGGCGGTTCTTCGAGGGCATCGGCCATGGTGTTTTCGGCAGACGAATCGAGCGCTCACCGCTGCCGTTCGGTCGGCACAGGTGGGTCTCGGCACCTGGGCCCCAGGCTGAACTCGACATCGCCGAGCCCCGGACCCGCGCCGAACTCGGCGGCTGGGTGGACGAGCGGGCGGCGATGCCGCTGGATCCCGAGCACGGCCCCGGCTGGCACATGGGCGTGCTGCCCATGACCGACGGTTCGACCGCGATCTGCCTGGTGGGCTCGCACTGTCTGGGCGATGGCGGCGGCGGCATCCTGACGATCCTGGATGCGGTGTACGGCAACAAGACTGATTTCGACCATCCCGCCCCGTCGTCGCGGACCCGGTGGCGGGCGATCCGATCGGATCTGGGTGAAACGCTGCGCGGCACCCCCGAGGTGGCTCGCACCGTGGTGGCCGCGGCCAAATTGGCCCGGCGGCGGCGCGGTGACATCTCGCGTTCGGGTGCGGCCCGGCCGCGTGAGGTGGCCGGCGCCGACGAGCGCGTCTACATGCCGGCCGTCACCGCCTACATCAACGCCGAGGATTGGCTTCTTCGTGCGAAAACTCTTGGTGGAAACAGTTATTCGCTGGTTGCCGGCGTGGCGGCCAGGCTTGCCGAGGCAATGGGGCGGGTGCGCGAAGAGGACGGCGCGGTCACCCTGAACATTCCGCAGAATGACCGCACCCTGGGCGCGGTCGACATGCGGGCCAACGCCGTGCGACTCGTCAATGTGTCCATCGACCCGGAGCGGGTGACCACCGATCTCTCCGACGCCCGTGCCGCGATCAAAGCCGGCCTGGCCACCGCGCGCGACGTCCCCGACGAGACCCTGCAGTTGCTGCCGCTGACACCGTTCATCCCGAAACGGGTGGTGCGCAAGATGGCTGACATGGTGTTCGGATTCGCCGCCGACCTGCCGGTGTCGTGCTCGAACATGGGTGAGGTCCCGGCAGCGGTGGCCATGGCCGACGGTACCGAGGCCGATTACCTCTACTTCCGGGGGATCGACCGGTACGCCACCCGGGGGGCCCTCGAACAGCGCCGTGGGTTGCTCACGGTGGTCGCCTGCCAGGTCGACGCCAAGGTTTCACTCAGCGTCGTCGCCTATCAGCCGGGTTCGGAGAATTCCACGCCGTGGCTGCATGAGCTGGTGGCCAAGACGCTGGCGGACTTCGACCTCAGCGGCGTGATCGAGTAG
- a CDS encoding AMP-binding protein, translating to MTDTTLIGVLQERASLQPDDNAYTYVDYDHDPEGVPVTLTWSQLYRKVRGLAHVLRQNGSVGDRAVILAPQGLEYVISFLASLQAGFIAVPLSVPMGGVHDERVSAVLSDCRPSVVLTTSPSTAAVTEYAVAQGDSAAPAVISVDTLDLDARVKAISSREARPATAHLQYTSGSTRTPAGVMVTNRNLTANFEQMMCDFFPHFGKVPPPGTNVVSWLPFYHDMGLMLGVVAPILGGWHTVFTTPFAFLARPARWIQLMGSYPRVVTAGPNFAFELAVGRTSDEDLAGIDLGGVIAVWSGAERVHEATLKRFAQRFGKFNFSEDVLRPSYGLAEATLYVATGEPGPPSVVAFETEKLSAGHAERCETGAGTQLVGYGTPESPVVRIVDPETRLEVQAGAIGEIWSHGENNCLGYWEKPEQTEYTFGATLAGPSAGTPEGPWLRTGDLGFISDGELFIIGRIKDLLIVRGRNHYPDDIEATIQEITGGRVAAIGVEEDRTEQLVAIIEVKKRGDTEEAVAENLLSIKRDVASAISQAYGLSAADLVLVPRGAIPITTSGKIRRASCVEQYRNGEFNRLDEALQPA from the coding sequence ATGACCGACACGACGCTGATCGGGGTGCTGCAGGAGCGTGCCAGCCTGCAACCCGACGACAACGCCTACACGTACGTGGATTACGACCACGATCCCGAGGGCGTGCCCGTCACCCTGACCTGGTCGCAGCTGTACCGCAAGGTGCGGGGGCTGGCACATGTGCTTCGGCAGAACGGCTCGGTCGGCGACCGCGCGGTGATCCTCGCCCCGCAGGGGCTGGAGTACGTCATCTCCTTCCTGGCGTCGTTGCAGGCCGGGTTCATCGCGGTGCCGCTCTCGGTGCCGATGGGCGGAGTGCACGACGAGCGGGTGTCCGCGGTGCTCAGCGATTGCCGGCCGTCGGTCGTGCTGACCACCTCGCCGTCCACCGCGGCGGTCACTGAATACGCTGTCGCGCAGGGTGATTCGGCGGCGCCCGCGGTGATCTCGGTCGACACGCTCGATCTCGACGCGCGGGTGAAGGCGATCAGCAGTCGCGAGGCCCGGCCGGCGACCGCCCACCTGCAGTACACATCGGGATCCACCCGCACCCCGGCCGGTGTGATGGTGACCAACCGCAACCTCACCGCCAACTTCGAACAGATGATGTGCGATTTCTTCCCGCACTTCGGCAAGGTCCCGCCGCCGGGCACCAATGTGGTGTCGTGGCTGCCCTTCTATCACGACATGGGCCTCATGCTCGGGGTGGTGGCACCGATCCTGGGCGGCTGGCACACGGTGTTCACCACGCCGTTCGCCTTCCTGGCGCGCCCGGCCCGCTGGATCCAGCTGATGGGTAGCTACCCGCGGGTGGTCACCGCCGGACCCAACTTCGCCTTTGAGCTGGCTGTCGGACGGACCTCGGACGAGGACCTCGCCGGGATCGACCTCGGTGGTGTGATCGCCGTGTGGAGTGGCGCCGAGCGGGTGCACGAGGCGACCCTGAAGCGGTTCGCGCAGCGGTTCGGCAAGTTCAACTTCTCCGAGGATGTGCTGCGCCCGTCCTACGGCCTGGCCGAGGCGACGCTGTACGTCGCCACCGGCGAGCCCGGTCCGCCCAGCGTGGTGGCCTTCGAGACGGAGAAACTGTCGGCTGGGCACGCCGAGCGGTGCGAGACCGGGGCGGGCACTCAGCTCGTCGGGTACGGCACTCCGGAATCTCCGGTGGTGCGCATCGTGGATCCCGAAACGCGCCTGGAGGTTCAGGCCGGGGCAATCGGCGAGATCTGGTCGCATGGCGAGAACAACTGCCTCGGCTACTGGGAGAAGCCCGAGCAGACGGAGTACACCTTTGGCGCCACCCTGGCCGGTCCGTCGGCGGGTACACCGGAAGGGCCGTGGCTGCGCACCGGCGACCTCGGCTTCATCTCCGACGGCGAGCTGTTCATCATCGGGCGCATCAAGGATCTGCTGATCGTCCGGGGGCGCAACCACTACCCCGACGACATCGAAGCCACGATCCAGGAGATCACCGGCGGCCGTGTCGCGGCGATCGGGGTGGAGGAGGACCGCACCGAGCAGCTGGTCGCGATCATCGAGGTCAAGAAGCGCGGGGACACCGAAGAAGCGGTCGCGGAGAATCTGTTGTCCATCAAACGTGATGTGGCATCTGCGATTTCGCAGGCCTACGGGCTGAGCGCCGCCGACCTCGTGCTGGTGCCCCGGGGTGCCATTCCGATCACCACCAGCGGCAAGATCCGGCGCGCTTCGTGTGTGGAGCAGTACCGAAACGGCGAGTTCAACCGGCTTGACGAAGCCCTGCAGCCGGCGTAA